In Sorghum bicolor cultivar BTx623 chromosome 10, Sorghum_bicolor_NCBIv3, whole genome shotgun sequence, one genomic interval encodes:
- the LOC8076401 gene encoding nuclear transcription factor Y subunit B-10, with protein sequence MNPQSPKTSAPCTLPVEPAAAVVPNEAVATDKAPPPPTANTVIIREQDRLMPVANVSRIMRQVLPPYAKISDDAKEVIQECVSEFISFVTGEANERCHTERRKTVASEDIVWALNRLGFDDYVAPVGTFLQRMRESEAGGEERGPGRGGGSRRGSSVVTLTLPVNGGAQLTMHHPAAVSRHPHQGVSPAAGYAVRPVPRPAAVPSANGAVAAPHFGGRSYQMYGGNHRPVVPCYHGGGGAAFVDAGGSQHVGFHDDEASSSTENPPAGRPGSH encoded by the coding sequence ATGAATCCTCAAAGCCCTAAAACCAGTGCTCCTTGCACCTTGCCAGTGGAGccggctgctgctgttgttcccAACGAAGCAGTGGCGACCGATAAagctccgccgccgccaacgGCCAACACGGTGATAATCCGGGAGCAGGACCGGCTGATGCCCGTGGCCAACGTGTCCCGCATCATGCGCCAAGTGCTGCCTCCCTacgccaagatctccgacgACGCCAAGGAGGTGATCCAGGAGTGCGTGTCCGAGTTCATCAGCTTCGTCACCGGCGAGGCCAACGAGCGGTGCCACACCGAGCGCCGCAAGACCGTCGCCTCCGAGGACATCGTGTGGGCCTTGAACCGCCTCGGCTTCGACGACTACGTCGCGCCCGTCGGCACCTTCCTCCAGCGCATGCGCGAGAGCGAGGCCGGCGGCGAAGAGCGCGGCCCAGGGCGTGGCGGCGGCTCGCGCCGCGGCTCGTCCGTGGTCACGCTCACGCTGCCGGTCAACGGCGGTGCGCAGCTGACGATGCACCACCCTGCCGCCGTCAGCCGGCATCCGCACCAAGGTGTGTCGCCTGCTGCAGGTTACGCCGTCCGGCCCGTTCCCCGCCCGGCGGCGGTTCCATCTGCCAATGGGGCGGTGGCGGCGCCGCACTTCGGCGGCCGGTCGTACCAGATGTACGGCGGCAACCACCGCCCTGTGGTTCCCTGCTAccacggaggaggaggagcggcgtTCGTCGACGCCGGTGGAAGCCAACACGTTGGATTCCACGACGACGAGGCTAGCTCTTCGACTGAAAATCCACCGGCGGGGCGTCCTGGCTCGCACTAG